From a single Methanofollis sp. W23 genomic region:
- a CDS encoding ammonium transporter: MHIGHRLLPILVLACLGLSAAPVMAADPGGTTTLEENPGAVLDFIWVLICGFMVMFMQAGFTMVETGFTRAKNAANIMMKNLMDFSVGALSYWAVGFAIMYGTMEGMNWLFGWSGFFLIGDAYDVTTIQSWFFQMVFAATAATIVSGSVSERCKFSTYAIASAVITAVIYPLYGHWLWGGGWLADLGALDFAGSGVVHALGGWLALAAAFLLGPRIGKYAKDGTPRAIPGHSVTLGILGVFVLWFGWYGFNCGSTLAADTLRISVIAANTTLAAAAALVTAMLFTWAWHGKPDVSMSGNAAIGGLVAITAGCAWVSPQVSVLIGIIAGALVVLGVWFLDWKLRIDDPVGAISVHGINGTWGLLALGLFADGTYGGVTGLLYGNAGFFAVQALSVAVNFAWAFGTGLLLFGLLKRVVGIRVPAAEELQGLDLGEHGMSAYPNFVPTEPAMEVER, from the coding sequence ATGCATATCGGACACAGGCTCCTGCCGATTCTGGTCCTCGCCTGCCTGGGCCTCTCTGCCGCGCCCGTCATGGCGGCAGACCCGGGCGGAACGACGACCCTTGAAGAAAATCCTGGTGCGGTGCTGGACTTCATCTGGGTCCTGATCTGCGGGTTCATGGTGATGTTCATGCAGGCCGGGTTCACGATGGTCGAGACCGGGTTCACCAGAGCGAAGAACGCCGCCAACATCATGATGAAAAACCTGATGGACTTCTCAGTCGGGGCGCTCTCGTACTGGGCGGTCGGGTTCGCCATCATGTATGGCACGATGGAAGGCATGAACTGGCTCTTCGGCTGGTCAGGGTTCTTCCTGATCGGCGATGCCTACGACGTCACGACCATCCAGTCCTGGTTCTTCCAGATGGTCTTTGCCGCGACCGCCGCCACGATCGTCTCGGGCTCGGTCTCTGAGAGGTGCAAGTTCTCGACCTATGCCATTGCCAGCGCCGTGATCACCGCCGTGATCTATCCACTCTATGGCCACTGGCTCTGGGGCGGCGGCTGGCTTGCCGACCTCGGCGCCCTCGACTTCGCAGGGTCCGGCGTGGTCCACGCCCTCGGCGGCTGGCTTGCCCTGGCCGCGGCCTTCCTGCTCGGGCCACGCATCGGCAAATATGCAAAGGACGGCACGCCCCGTGCGATCCCCGGCCACTCGGTGACCCTCGGGATCCTGGGGGTCTTCGTGCTCTGGTTCGGGTGGTACGGGTTCAACTGCGGCTCGACCCTTGCGGCAGACACCCTGCGGATCTCGGTCATCGCGGCAAACACCACCCTGGCGGCGGCGGCGGCCCTCGTGACCGCAATGCTGTTCACCTGGGCCTGGCACGGCAAACCTGACGTCTCGATGTCAGGCAACGCGGCGATCGGCGGGCTTGTCGCCATCACTGCCGGGTGCGCCTGGGTCAGTCCGCAGGTCTCGGTGCTCATCGGCATCATCGCCGGCGCCCTCGTCGTCCTCGGCGTCTGGTTCCTTGACTGGAAACTCCGCATCGACGATCCAGTCGGGGCGATCTCGGTCCACGGGATCAACGGCACCTGGGGTCTCCTGGCCCTCGGGCTGTTTGCCGACGGGACCTATGGCGGGGTGACCGGGCTCCTGTATGGCAACGCCGGGTTCTTTGCGGTGCAGGCGCTCTCGGTCGCGGTCAACTTCGCCTGGGCCTTCGGCACCGGCCTGCTCCTCTTCGGCCTCCTGAAGAGAGTCGTGGGGATACGGGTCCCGGCCGCCGAAGAACTCCAGGGGCTCGACCTCGGGGAGCACGGGATGTCGGCCTACCCGAA